The following are encoded in a window of Novosphingobium sp. ZN18A2 genomic DNA:
- a CDS encoding TolC family outer membrane protein: MSKAAVQAALLGASLLTLPAAARADDLRDALLNAYQTNPTLQAARANQRATDEGVPIAKAPGLPSLNGTATYTEYLKQSSVSFIAPKRNLDVQAQATLPLYSGGAVKNSVRAAKTRVEAGRADLRGSESGVFSQVVASYMDVILQQAIVGLNRNNVNVLKVNLQATSDRFEIGDLTRTDVAQSDSRLAIARAGLRNAEASLIGARETYLQVVGKPAKDLAPPPPLTGLPATPDDAVQVALDNNPDLLAAKQRSKAAGYDVKVAGSGRYPKISLYTSGDYSNYLGSLSYPGVGTVPGQTTAQAGVRATIPLFQGGLPAAQQRQAQAREGAALEQEIGVERQVIASVRSAFSSWRAANDVIKMNETAVSAAQLSLEGVRAENSVGNRTILDILNAEQELLNAQVQLVTARRNAYVAGFNLLAAMGKAEARDLGLDGGVLYDPQVNYDRVKGKIFDWDRDPDPIAKSTRTVDSPAQDAKIPADSVPATSGNSTGGQE, from the coding sequence ATGTCGAAGGCCGCCGTCCAAGCCGCGCTGCTGGGCGCGTCCCTGCTGACCCTGCCCGCCGCGGCGCGGGCAGACGACCTGCGCGATGCGCTGCTGAACGCCTATCAGACGAACCCGACGCTTCAGGCCGCCCGCGCCAACCAGCGCGCCACGGACGAGGGCGTGCCGATCGCCAAGGCGCCCGGCCTGCCTTCGCTGAACGGCACGGCAACCTATACCGAATACCTGAAGCAAAGCTCGGTCAGCTTCATCGCGCCGAAGCGCAACCTTGATGTTCAGGCGCAGGCGACCCTGCCGCTCTATTCAGGCGGTGCGGTGAAAAACTCGGTGCGGGCCGCCAAGACGCGGGTCGAAGCCGGCCGGGCCGACCTGCGCGGTTCGGAAAGCGGCGTGTTCAGCCAGGTTGTCGCGTCGTATATGGACGTGATCCTCCAGCAGGCGATCGTCGGGCTCAACCGCAACAACGTGAACGTCCTGAAGGTCAACCTGCAGGCAACCAGCGACCGGTTCGAGATCGGCGACCTTACCCGCACCGACGTTGCGCAATCGGATTCGCGCCTTGCCATCGCCCGCGCGGGGCTGCGCAATGCGGAAGCCAGCCTGATCGGCGCGCGCGAAACCTATCTGCAGGTTGTCGGCAAGCCCGCGAAGGATCTTGCGCCGCCGCCACCGCTGACCGGCCTTCCCGCGACACCGGACGACGCGGTGCAGGTCGCGCTCGACAACAACCCGGACCTGCTTGCCGCAAAGCAGCGCAGCAAAGCGGCGGGCTATGACGTGAAAGTGGCCGGATCCGGGCGTTATCCGAAGATCAGCCTGTACACGTCTGGCGACTATTCGAACTACCTCGGCTCGCTCAGCTATCCCGGTGTCGGCACGGTTCCGGGGCAGACCACCGCGCAAGCCGGCGTGCGCGCCACGATCCCGCTGTTCCAGGGCGGCCTGCCCGCCGCGCAGCAGCGCCAGGCGCAGGCACGCGAAGGGGCGGCGCTGGAGCAGGAAATCGGCGTGGAGCGGCAGGTGATCGCGTCGGTCCGCTCGGCCTTTTCGTCGTGGCGCGCGGCGAACGACGTCATCAAGATGAACGAAACCGCCGTTTCCGCCGCGCAGCTCAGCCTTGAAGGTGTGCGGGCGGAAAACAGCGTGGGCAACCGCACGATCCTGGATATCCTGAATGCCGAGCAGGAACTGCTCAACGCACAGGTCCAGCTCGTCACCGCGCGGCGCAACGCTTATGTCGCGGGCTTCAACCTGCTGGCCGCGATGGGCAAGGCCGAAGCGCGCGACCTGGGGCTGGACGGCGGCGTGCTTTACGATCCGCAAGTCAACTATGACCGCGTGAAGGGCAAGATCTTCGACTGGGACCGCGATCCCGATCCGATTGCCAAATCCACGCGCACCGTTGACAGTCCCGCGCAAGATGCGAAAATCCCCGCTGATTCTGTACCCGCCACATCCGGGAACAGCACAGGGGGACAAGAGTGA
- a CDS encoding DUF2497 domain-containing protein, translating into MRQAGEPSVEEILQSIKKVIARDNRADAAQLRARREGAGVVTTHSPEGLAADGQASAPHGSQKAPRVHDVLELTDEDVDSMADDSEEGEESPLVDDGAIASMRDSLAALAMLSEPGVPPQIVRSGETSLEGLVREMLRPMLSDWLDKNLPAMVEKMVAAEIARIAGKKG; encoded by the coding sequence ATGCGCCAGGCAGGAGAGCCCTCGGTCGAGGAAATCCTCCAATCGATCAAGAAGGTGATCGCGCGTGACAATCGCGCCGATGCCGCCCAGCTGCGCGCCCGCCGTGAAGGCGCCGGCGTCGTCACCACGCATTCCCCCGAAGGTCTTGCCGCCGATGGCCAGGCTTCGGCACCCCACGGGTCACAAAAGGCGCCGCGTGTGCACGATGTGCTCGAACTGACCGACGAGGATGTCGATTCGATGGCGGACGATAGCGAAGAGGGCGAAGAAAGCCCGCTGGTCGACGATGGCGCAATTGCCTCGATGCGCGATTCGCTTGCGGCGCTGGCCATGCTGTCCGAACCCGGCGTGCCGCCACAGATCGTGCGCTCGGGCGAAACGTCGCTTGAAGGCCTGGTGCGCGAAATGCTCCGCCCGATGCTGTCCGACTGGCTGGACAAGAACCTTCCCGCCATGGTCGAAAAGATGGTTGCGGCAGAGATCGCGCGGATCGCCGGCAAGAAGGGCTAG
- a CDS encoding S9 family peptidase, translating to MHLKFPAAAPVALAFACSLPALALGATAHAEAAPMSAQDIVTLPRLGGVAVSPDGRTAAYVVTTTNPETYERTRSLRIVALNAKGTPVRALPWDGVSDPAFAPDGSLYLLSTHAPGTDAADGATTQVWAIPAARIASADASEAIPAIQVTAFKADVAGFKLSPNGKRIAVWGDIARDCPTFGGCKDDGNTALPGPGTGRLYKDGAGFIRHWDKWETPGNYSRVFAFDLDPRGKVMGAGHALDGDPANGGLTGDSPTKPFGGGEEIAWSADSNAVVYAARQANRDEPLSTNLDLWWAPVDGSAPKNITAANKATDTLPALSPDGRWLAYAAMARPGYESDRLVVQLVDLKTGRHRALAQDWDRSPGSLTWTRDSKALIATAGDVLDTPAFRIDIATGKVTRLKLSPTPREGHIGNVTPLNGGGMVFTRDTIDAPAEIYVAGAGKRGRRVTDIDASLMAGMARVVTTRFSFAGANGDTVWGQITKPAWIKGQMPAILYVHGGPQGSFNDGWSWRWNPRVTASQGYAVVSVDFHGSTGYGQAFTDSINRDWGGKPLVDLQKGFAAAAAMDPQVDTANACAMGASYGGYMMNWIEGMWPDKFKCEIQHDGVFDARAMAYETEELWFDEWEHGGHPYYEAPQEYEKWNPVNHVDQWKTPMLVVTSQHDFRIPYTQGIAAFTALQRRHVPSELLVFPDENHWVLKPKNSLQWHETVFAWLKRWLRPQEDK from the coding sequence ATGCATCTGAAATTCCCCGCTGCCGCGCCGGTTGCGCTGGCTTTCGCCTGTTCGCTTCCTGCCCTCGCCCTTGGCGCCACCGCGCATGCCGAAGCCGCGCCGATGAGCGCGCAGGATATCGTCACCCTGCCCCGGCTGGGCGGTGTGGCCGTATCGCCCGACGGGCGGACGGCGGCCTATGTCGTTACCACGACCAACCCCGAGACATACGAACGCACGCGTTCGCTGCGGATCGTCGCGCTGAACGCGAAAGGCACGCCCGTCCGCGCACTGCCGTGGGACGGGGTGAGCGATCCGGCCTTCGCGCCCGACGGCAGCCTTTACCTGCTCTCCACCCATGCGCCCGGCACGGACGCTGCGGACGGTGCAACGACGCAGGTATGGGCCATCCCCGCCGCACGGATCGCGTCGGCCGATGCAAGCGAGGCTATCCCGGCCATTCAGGTCACGGCCTTCAAGGCCGACGTCGCCGGCTTCAAGCTATCGCCGAACGGGAAACGCATCGCCGTTTGGGGCGACATCGCGCGCGATTGCCCGACGTTCGGCGGCTGCAAGGATGACGGCAACACCGCGCTGCCCGGCCCGGGTACCGGCCGCCTTTACAAGGACGGGGCCGGTTTCATCCGGCACTGGGACAAGTGGGAGACGCCGGGCAATTACAGCCGCGTGTTCGCGTTCGACCTCGATCCCCGGGGCAAGGTCATGGGCGCGGGACACGCGCTTGACGGCGATCCGGCCAATGGGGGGCTGACCGGCGATTCGCCTACGAAGCCCTTTGGCGGCGGCGAGGAAATCGCGTGGAGCGCCGATTCGAACGCCGTGGTCTATGCCGCGCGGCAAGCAAACCGCGACGAACCGCTTTCCACCAACCTGGACCTGTGGTGGGCGCCGGTCGACGGATCGGCCCCGAAGAACATTACCGCCGCCAACAAAGCCACGGATACCCTGCCCGCGCTCTCGCCCGACGGTCGCTGGCTCGCCTATGCGGCGATGGCCCGGCCCGGATACGAATCCGACCGGCTGGTGGTGCAACTGGTCGACCTAAAGACGGGCCGGCACCGCGCGCTGGCGCAGGACTGGGACCGTTCGCCGGGATCGTTGACGTGGACGAGGGATTCGAAGGCCCTGATCGCGACCGCGGGTGACGTGCTGGACACGCCCGCCTTCCGGATCGACATCGCGACCGGCAAGGTCACGCGCCTGAAGCTTTCGCCCACCCCCCGCGAGGGCCATATCGGCAATGTGACTCCGCTCAACGGTGGCGGCATGGTGTTCACCCGCGACACGATCGATGCGCCGGCGGAAATATATGTCGCAGGGGCGGGCAAGCGCGGGCGCAGGGTAACGGACATCGATGCAAGCCTGATGGCCGGCATGGCACGGGTCGTCACCACGCGCTTCAGCTTCGCCGGAGCGAACGGCGATACCGTGTGGGGCCAGATCACCAAGCCTGCGTGGATCAAGGGGCAGATGCCGGCCATCCTCTATGTCCACGGCGGGCCGCAAGGCTCGTTCAACGATGGCTGGTCATGGCGCTGGAATCCGCGCGTAACCGCCAGCCAGGGCTATGCGGTCGTCTCGGTCGATTTCCACGGCAGCACCGGATACGGCCAGGCCTTCACCGACAGCATCAACCGCGACTGGGGCGGCAAACCGCTGGTCGACCTGCAAAAGGGCTTCGCGGCGGCAGCGGCCATGGACCCGCAAGTGGACACGGCCAACGCCTGCGCCATGGGCGCAAGCTATGGCGGGTACATGATGAACTGGATCGAAGGCATGTGGCCGGACAAGTTCAAGTGCGAGATCCAGCACGACGGCGTGTTCGATGCGCGGGCGATGGCCTATGAAACCGAGGAATTGTGGTTCGACGAATGGGAGCACGGCGGCCACCCCTATTACGAGGCGCCGCAGGAATACGAGAAGTGGAACCCGGTGAACCATGTCGACCAGTGGAAGACCCCGATGCTGGTCGTCACCAGCCAGCATGACTTCCGCATCCCCTATACGCAGGGCATCGCCGCCTTTACCGCACTGCAGCGCCGCCATGTGCCCAGCGAACTGCTGGTATTCCCGGACGAGAACCACTGGGTTCTGAAGCCGAAGAATTCGCTGCAATGGCACGAGACGGTGTTCGCCTGGCTGAAGCGCTGGCTGCGCCCGCAGGAGGACAAATGA
- a CDS encoding (2Fe-2S) ferredoxin domain-containing protein codes for MSDGAKERGTADAREVAEAEEKLARLGGFATRRHIFLCVDPEKPKCCDLETGHRAWKFLKTRLGELGLGSHNGVLRNKAGCLRVCGAGPIAVVYPEGVWYHSATEPVLERIIREHLVGGVPVEEFRLHPPEAKAMRAD; via the coding sequence ATGAGCGACGGGGCCAAGGAGCGCGGAACCGCGGACGCGCGCGAAGTTGCTGAAGCGGAAGAAAAGCTGGCCCGGCTGGGCGGATTCGCCACCCGGCGGCACATCTTCCTTTGCGTCGATCCCGAAAAGCCCAAGTGCTGCGATCTTGAGACCGGACACAGGGCGTGGAAGTTTCTGAAAACCCGGCTGGGCGAGCTGGGCCTTGGCAGCCACAACGGCGTCTTGCGCAACAAGGCGGGATGCCTGCGCGTGTGCGGCGCGGGACCGATCGCGGTCGTCTATCCCGAAGGCGTCTGGTACCATTCGGCGACTGAACCCGTGCTTGAGCGGATCATCCGGGAACATCTTGTCGGCGGCGTGCCGGTCGAAGAATTCCGCCTGCATCCGCCCGAAGCCAAGGCCATGCGCGCGGACTGA
- a CDS encoding CBS domain-containing protein produces the protein MTIARLIADRSSDVWSCHADDSVADAVAILATKRIGALPVRDGNEDVAGIFSERDVLYSLKQHGADALGMKVRDTMTAPAVTIAPETPVLEALALMTRRRIRHLPVIENGRMTGFVSIGDLVKYRIDHIEAEASALRDYIQMA, from the coding sequence ATGACGATAGCAAGGCTTATTGCCGACAGGAGCAGCGACGTCTGGAGCTGTCACGCGGACGACAGCGTGGCCGACGCGGTTGCGATCCTGGCGACGAAACGGATCGGCGCTCTGCCTGTGCGCGACGGGAACGAAGACGTTGCCGGCATCTTTTCCGAACGCGACGTACTCTATTCGCTGAAACAGCACGGAGCCGACGCGCTGGGCATGAAAGTGCGCGACACGATGACCGCGCCCGCGGTGACGATCGCCCCCGAAACCCCCGTTCTGGAAGCGCTGGCGCTGATGACACGGCGCAGGATTCGCCATTTGCCGGTGATCGAGAACGGCCGCATGACGGGGTTTGTTTCCATCGGCGACCTGGTGAAATACCGGATCGACCATATCGAGGCGGAAGCCAGCGCGCTGCGCGACTATATCCAGATGGCCTGA
- the erpA gene encoding iron-sulfur cluster insertion protein ErpA: MSEAQVTLAPSAAARVAVIAAKQGKPAILRLAVEGGGCSGFQYRFGLDEAPQDDDTIAETDGVKLLVDSVSLDLVAGSTVEFVESLGGSAFQVTNPNASAGCGCGSSFAV, from the coding sequence ATGAGCGAAGCCCAGGTCACCCTAGCCCCCAGCGCCGCCGCGCGCGTCGCCGTTATCGCCGCCAAGCAGGGCAAGCCCGCGATCCTGCGGCTTGCCGTGGAAGGCGGCGGATGTTCGGGCTTCCAGTACCGCTTCGGGCTGGACGAGGCACCGCAGGACGACGACACGATCGCCGAAACCGACGGAGTGAAGCTTCTGGTCGATTCGGTGAGCCTGGACCTTGTTGCCGGAAGCACGGTGGAATTCGTCGAATCGCTGGGCGGATCGGCTTTCCAGGTAACCAATCCCAACGCCAGCGCCGGATGCGGATGCGGCAGCAGCTTCGCCGTTTGA
- the xth gene encoding exodeoxyribonuclease III — protein sequence MKIASFNINGIKARLPRLLEWLEETRPAVACLQEIKTQDEGFPAAEFEKIGYKAIWHGQKSFNGVAILADGEEPVEVQHGLDGDPEDDHSRYLEADVKGVRVSCIYLPNGNPQPGPKFDYKLRWMERLRARMARISAEEVPAVVIGDYNVIPQDKDVWSPKAMASDALMQPESRDAYARLLGDGWTDAIDLLNPRGGVWTFWDYQAGAWQRDHGFRIDHALLSPELADRLVAAGVDKEYRGREKASDHAPIWIDVRD from the coding sequence ATGAAAATCGCATCGTTCAACATCAACGGCATCAAGGCGCGTCTGCCGCGCCTGCTGGAATGGCTGGAGGAAACGCGCCCGGCCGTTGCCTGCCTGCAGGAAATCAAGACGCAGGACGAAGGCTTCCCCGCCGCCGAGTTCGAGAAGATCGGCTACAAGGCGATCTGGCATGGCCAGAAGAGCTTCAACGGCGTGGCTATCCTTGCCGATGGCGAGGAACCGGTTGAAGTGCAGCACGGGCTGGACGGCGATCCGGAAGACGATCATTCCCGTTACCTGGAAGCCGATGTGAAGGGCGTTCGCGTTTCCTGCATCTATCTGCCCAACGGCAATCCCCAGCCCGGCCCGAAGTTCGATTACAAACTGCGCTGGATGGAACGGCTGCGCGCCCGCATGGCGCGGATTTCGGCCGAGGAAGTGCCCGCCGTTGTGATCGGTGATTATAACGTGATCCCCCAAGACAAGGACGTCTGGTCGCCCAAGGCCATGGCGAGCGACGCCCTGATGCAACCCGAATCGCGCGATGCCTATGCCCGCCTGCTGGGCGACGGCTGGACCGACGCGATCGACCTGCTCAACCCGCGCGGCGGAGTGTGGACGTTCTGGGATTACCAGGCGGGCGCATGGCAGCGCGATCACGGGTTCCGTATCGACCACGCGCTGCTCTCGCCCGAACTGGCGGACCGGCTGGTGGCGGCGGGCGTGGACAAGGAATACCGGGGCCGCGAAAAGGCGAGCGATCACGCACCGATCTGGATCGACGTGCGCGACTGA
- the msrA gene encoding peptide-methionine (S)-S-oxide reductase MsrA: MTRAARIPLAAVMLTAACHQPAFAESAVATPAAVVKAHESSGPKAAIFAGGCFWGVEAVFSHVKGVSSVVSGYEGGAKADARYERVSRGDTGLAESVRVTYDPSVVRYDQLLQIYFGVIADPTELNRQGPDTGTQYRSALVPLDKEQRRAAAGYIAQLKALKLWDRPIVTAIEPYRGFYPAERYHQDFMQKHPDHPYIVMWDKPKVRALKRLFPALYKASFTGG; this comes from the coding sequence ATGACACGCGCGGCCCGCATCCCGCTCGCCGCGGTAATGCTCACCGCCGCCTGTCACCAGCCGGCCTTTGCCGAATCCGCGGTCGCCACGCCTGCGGCGGTGGTCAAAGCACACGAATCGTCTGGACCGAAGGCGGCGATCTTCGCGGGCGGTTGCTTCTGGGGCGTCGAAGCGGTTTTCAGCCACGTAAAGGGCGTATCCAGCGTCGTTTCGGGCTATGAAGGCGGGGCGAAGGCCGATGCGCGGTACGAACGCGTCAGCCGGGGCGATACCGGCCTCGCCGAATCGGTGCGGGTTACCTACGATCCGTCCGTCGTGCGTTACGACCAGCTTTTGCAGATCTATTTCGGCGTGATCGCCGATCCGACCGAACTGAACCGGCAAGGCCCGGACACCGGCACGCAATACCGCTCTGCTCTCGTGCCGCTCGACAAGGAACAGCGCCGCGCGGCAGCCGGATATATCGCGCAGTTGAAGGCGCTTAAGCTCTGGGATCGGCCGATCGTTACCGCGATAGAGCCCTATCGCGGGTTCTATCCGGCCGAACGCTATCACCAGGACTTCATGCAGAAGCACCCGGACCATCCCTATATCGTGATGTGGGACAAGCCCAAGGTCCGCGCGCTGAAGAGGCTGTTTCCCGCGCTTTACAAGGCGAGCTTCACCGGCGGCTGA
- a CDS encoding transcriptional repressor: protein MVKDAVRHHHHEHSGEELVSAARHALIDAGEQWTDMRADVFDALVSHDKPASAYDIAESVGALRGKRVAANSVYRILDLFVRTNLARRVESANAYLANSHPGCRHDCIFLICDECGQAIHIDDDSLTGALRDAARKAGFADVRPVVEIRGRCGDCA, encoded by the coding sequence ATGGTCAAAGACGCCGTCCGCCATCACCACCACGAACATTCCGGTGAAGAACTGGTGAGCGCCGCGCGCCATGCGCTGATCGACGCGGGCGAACAGTGGACCGATATGCGCGCCGACGTGTTCGATGCGCTTGTCAGCCACGACAAGCCGGCATCGGCCTATGACATTGCGGAAAGCGTCGGCGCGCTGCGTGGCAAGCGCGTTGCGGCCAACAGCGTCTATCGCATCCTTGACCTGTTCGTGCGCACGAACCTTGCCCGGCGGGTGGAAAGCGCGAACGCCTATCTTGCCAACAGCCACCCGGGTTGCCGGCACGACTGTATCTTCCTGATCTGCGACGAATGCGGACAGGCAATCCATATCGACGACGACAGCCTTACCGGCGCGCTGCGCGATGCGGCGCGCAAGGCGGGATTTGCCGATGTGCGCCCGGTGGTGGAGATTCGCGGCCGCTGCGGCGATTGCGCCTGA
- a CDS encoding GNAT family N-acetyltransferase, with product MDAAIGQLQAGFLSPEQVKASRAVMGLDRQLVLDGTYFVAKGADGAVAGCGGWSRRATLYGGDHTLDLREPRLLDPATEAARVRAMYTAPPFARRGVGRAILAHCEAAARAEGFLRVELMATRAGAPLYRAAGYNPIEDVEDVRGGVAVPLTRMGKVLG from the coding sequence ATGGATGCGGCGATCGGCCAGCTTCAGGCCGGCTTCCTCTCTCCCGAACAGGTAAAGGCCAGTCGCGCGGTGATGGGGCTGGATCGCCAGCTTGTCCTCGACGGCACCTATTTCGTGGCGAAAGGCGCGGACGGAGCAGTGGCGGGATGCGGCGGGTGGAGCCGCCGCGCCACGCTTTATGGCGGGGACCATACGCTCGACCTCAGAGAGCCGCGCCTGCTCGATCCCGCGACCGAAGCAGCGCGCGTGCGGGCGATGTACACAGCGCCCCCCTTCGCGCGGCGCGGGGTCGGGCGCGCGATCCTTGCGCATTGCGAAGCGGCGGCGCGGGCAGAGGGCTTTTTGCGGGTCGAACTGATGGCGACACGCGCCGGCGCCCCGCTGTACCGCGCGGCGGGCTATAACCCGATCGAAGACGTGGAAGACGTGCGCGGCGGCGTGGCCGTGCCGCTCACCCGCATGGGGAAAGTGCTGGGCTGA
- the dxs gene encoding 1-deoxy-D-xylulose-5-phosphate synthase: protein MSSDPVTPLLDTVDTPDDLRKLAPAQLRQLADELRSEMLAAVGQTGGHLGSGLGVVELTVAIHYVFNTPDDRLVWDVGHQAYPHKILTGRRNRIRTLRQGGGLSGFTKRSESEYDPFGAAHSSTSISAALGFAVANKLSGKPGKGIAVIGDGAMSAGMAYEAMNNAEQAGNRLVVILNDNDMSIAPPVGGLSTYLARLVSSGKFLGLRELAKRFARKLPRPLHVAARKTDEFARGMAMGGTLFEELGFYYVGPIDGHDIDALVPVLENVRDAAEGPILVHVVTQKGKGYAPAENSADKYHGVQKFDVITGEQKKSSGGPPAYQNVFGEALAKLADSDTRICAITAAMPSGTGVDKFAKAHPDRSFDVGIAEQHAVTFAAGLAAQGMRPFCAIYSTFLQRAFDQVVHDVAIQNLPVRFAIDRAGLVGADGATHAGSFDITYLSTLPNMVVMAAADEAELVHMTYTAAQYDTGPIAFRYPRGAGTGVPLPETPELLEIGKGRIVREGTKVALLSLGTRLAESLKAADQLEARGLSTTVADLRFAKPLDTDLIRRLMTSHEVIVTVEEGSIGGLGAHVLTMASDEGLTDAGLKIRTMRLPDLFQDHDAPDKQYDAAGLNAPQIVDTVLKALRHNSAGVEEARA, encoded by the coding sequence ATGTCTTCCGATCCGGTGACCCCGCTTCTCGATACAGTCGATACGCCCGACGACCTGCGAAAGCTCGCCCCCGCGCAATTGCGCCAGCTTGCGGACGAACTGCGCAGCGAAATGCTCGCTGCCGTCGGCCAGACCGGCGGCCACCTTGGCTCCGGGCTGGGCGTGGTCGAACTGACCGTTGCCATCCACTATGTATTCAATACGCCCGACGACCGGCTGGTGTGGGACGTGGGCCACCAGGCCTATCCCCACAAGATCCTGACCGGCCGGCGCAACCGCATCCGCACCTTGCGGCAGGGTGGCGGGCTGTCCGGTTTCACCAAGCGCAGCGAGAGCGAATACGATCCGTTCGGGGCGGCCCATTCGTCCACGTCGATCTCCGCCGCGCTGGGCTTTGCCGTGGCCAACAAGCTTTCGGGCAAGCCGGGCAAGGGCATTGCGGTAATCGGCGACGGCGCGATGAGCGCGGGCATGGCCTATGAGGCGATGAACAATGCCGAGCAGGCGGGCAACCGGCTGGTCGTGATCCTGAACGACAACGACATGTCGATCGCGCCGCCAGTTGGCGGCCTTTCGACCTACCTTGCGCGGCTTGTATCCTCGGGCAAGTTCCTGGGCCTGCGCGAACTGGCGAAACGTTTTGCGCGCAAGCTGCCGCGCCCGTTGCACGTTGCCGCCCGCAAGACGGACGAATTCGCGCGCGGCATGGCCATGGGCGGCACCCTGTTCGAGGAACTGGGCTTCTATTACGTCGGCCCGATCGACGGGCACGATATCGACGCGCTGGTGCCGGTGCTGGAAAATGTGCGCGATGCGGCCGAAGGGCCGATCCTGGTCCATGTGGTGACGCAGAAGGGCAAGGGCTATGCCCCGGCCGAAAACAGCGCGGACAAGTATCACGGCGTACAGAAGTTCGACGTGATCACCGGCGAACAGAAAAAGTCGAGCGGTGGGCCGCCCGCTTACCAGAACGTATTCGGCGAAGCGCTGGCTAAGCTGGCCGACAGTGACACGCGCATCTGCGCGATCACTGCGGCGATGCCGTCCGGCACCGGCGTCGACAAGTTCGCAAAGGCGCACCCGGATCGCTCTTTCGACGTGGGCATTGCCGAACAGCACGCGGTGACGTTCGCCGCAGGGCTTGCCGCGCAGGGGATGCGCCCGTTCTGCGCGATCTATTCCACCTTCCTGCAACGCGCCTTCGACCAGGTGGTGCACGACGTCGCGATCCAGAACCTGCCGGTGCGCTTCGCGATAGACCGTGCCGGACTGGTCGGCGCGGACGGAGCCACCCATGCGGGCAGCTTCGACATCACCTATCTTTCCACGCTGCCCAACATGGTGGTGATGGCCGCCGCCGACGAGGCGGAGCTGGTGCACATGACCTATACGGCAGCGCAATACGACACCGGGCCGATCGCGTTCCGCTACCCGCGTGGAGCGGGTACGGGCGTGCCTCTGCCCGAAACGCCGGAATTGCTGGAAATCGGCAAGGGACGGATCGTGCGCGAAGGCACGAAGGTTGCGCTGCTGTCGCTCGGCACGCGGCTGGCCGAAAGCCTGAAAGCGGCCGATCAGCTTGAAGCCAGGGGGCTTTCAACCACGGTCGCGGACCTGCGCTTCGCCAAGCCGCTCGACACAGACCTCATCCGCCGCCTGATGACCAGCCACGAAGTGATCGTGACGGTGGAAGAAGGCAGCATCGGCGGGCTGGGCGCGCACGTGCTGACGATGGCGAGCGACGAGGGGCTGACCGATGCGGGCCTGAAGATCCGCACGATGCGCCTGCCAGACCTGTTCCAGGACCATGACGCACCCGACAAGCAGTATGACGCCGCCGGCCTCAACGCGCCGCAGATCGTCGATACCGTGTTGAAAGCACTGCGCCACAACAGCGCGGGGGTTGAGGAAGCGCGCGCTTAG
- a CDS encoding NnrU family protein, translating to MPVDPALVSLTAATIAFVGTHFAMSHPLRPAMTGVLGETGFLGAYSLVSLATFAWMAMAFRAASPSPVAFDGTYGALAWIVASVLTIVALVLFLGSLSGNPALPDPNAAKALADKQPAGVFRVTRHPMMWGFGFWAIAHLLVAPAGRTLILAGGILILALVGAHMQDRKKEALMGDGWAAWEAKTSFWPRVGRLGGAGAVLWLLAIAIWVAITWAHLWLSGIPAGIWRWVG from the coding sequence ATGCCAGTGGATCCCGCACTCGTTTCGCTCACCGCCGCAACGATCGCCTTCGTCGGCACGCATTTCGCGATGTCGCACCCGTTGCGCCCGGCGATGACGGGCGTGCTGGGCGAAACGGGTTTCCTGGGCGCCTATTCGCTGGTCAGCCTTGCCACGTTCGCGTGGATGGCCATGGCGTTTCGCGCCGCGTCGCCATCGCCTGTCGCGTTCGACGGAACGTATGGCGCTCTCGCATGGATCGTCGCCAGCGTGTTGACGATTGTGGCTCTGGTGCTGTTCCTCGGCTCGCTCAGCGGCAATCCGGCGTTGCCCGATCCGAACGCGGCGAAGGCCTTGGCAGACAAGCAGCCGGCCGGCGTGTTCCGCGTGACGCGCCATCCCATGATGTGGGGCTTCGGCTTCTGGGCCATCGCGCACCTGCTTGTCGCACCCGCGGGGCGCACGCTGATCCTGGCGGGCGGAATCCTGATCCTCGCGCTGGTCGGCGCGCATATGCAGGACCGCAAGAAAGAAGCGCTGATGGGCGATGGCTGGGCGGCGTGGGAAGCGAAGACCAGCTTCTGGCCACGCGTGGGCCGGTTAGGCGGCGCGGGCGCGGTGCTGTGGCTGCTCGCCATTGCGATCTGGGTCGCGATCACCTGGGCGCACCTGTGGCTGTCGGGTATCCCCGCCGGGATCTGGCGCTGGGTGGGTTAG